The following coding sequences are from one Sander lucioperca isolate FBNREF2018 chromosome 2, SLUC_FBN_1.2, whole genome shotgun sequence window:
- the nipsnap1 gene encoding protein NipSnap homolog 1, whose product MATSRHTSVWCKGQMLYRYSVNLHQVTRRFSESSDKGWFRSLFVHKVDARKDAHSNLLSKKETSNLYKIQFHNVKPECLEAYNSLEAEVQNRLHQDQDYPCEVVGSWNTWYGEQDQAVHLWRYRGGYPALTECLKKLNNNKEYLEFQKERAKMLVSRRNQLLLEFSFWNEPLPRPGPSIYEMRTYNLKPGTMIEWGNHWARAIQYRQENNEAVGGFFSQIGDLYVVYHLWAYGSLQSREETRNSAWLKEGWDANVHYTVPLIRSMESRIMIPTTSSPLQ is encoded by the exons ATGGCCACGAGTAGGCATACTTCTGTGTGGTGTAAAGGACAGATGTTGTACAGGTATTCTGTGAATCTGCACCAAGTGACCAg GAGGTTTTCAGAGAGCAGCGACAAAGGCTGGTTCCGTTCCTTATTTGTGCACAAAGTCGATGCCAGGAAAGATGCCCACTCCAACCTGCTGTCAAAGAAAGAGACCAGCAACCTGTATAAAATTCAAT TTCACAATGTCAAACCAGAGTGCCTGGAGGCATACAACAGTCtaga GGCTGAGGTGCAAAACAGACTCCATCAGGACCAGGATTACCCATGTGAGGTGGTCGGAAGCTGGAATACCTGGTACGGAGAACAGGACCAAGCAG TGCATCTATGGCGATACAGAGGAGGCTACCCAGCGCTGACTGAGTGCCTGAAGAAGCTGAACAATAACAAG gAGTATTTAgagtttcagaaagagagggcGAAAATGTTGGTTTCAAGGCGAAATCAGCTCCTCCTGGAGTTCAGTTTCTGGAATGAACCCTTGCCCAGACCAGGACCCAGCATCTATGAAATGCGCACGTATAACCTCAAG CCAGGAACTATGATTGAATGGGGAAACCACTG GGCGAGGGCAATCCAATACAGACAGGAAAACAACGAAGCAGTGGGCGGGTTCTTCTCACAGATCGGTGACCTATATGTTGTTTATCATTTGTGGG cttatgGAAGCCTTCAGTCCCGGGAGGAGACCAGGAACTCTGCCTGGCTGAAGGAAGGATGGGATGCAAATGTTCATTATACAG TGCCGTTGATCAGAAGCATGGAGTCTAGAATAATGATTCCCACCACGAGTTCACCTTTACAATAA